A single region of the Vanessa tameamea isolate UH-Manoa-2023 chromosome 18, ilVanTame1 primary haplotype, whole genome shotgun sequence genome encodes:
- the LOC113400177 gene encoding protein TsetseEP-like, which yields MKFFLLSLLVAAVAAAPRSLEDKLEPAPVLLPAPVLPDVKPEPEPSPVLLPAPVLPDVKPEPEPSPVLLPAPVLPVIIPDPEPIEEPIIVEEPESVPQIPTGEIYNDGTVQVTLNAPEQGYLASLQSWFTMVLNYISNGITTTQQIV from the coding sequence ATGAAGTTCTTTCTGCTGTCTCTATTGGTGGCGGCTGTCGCTGCAGCCCCTAGGAGTCTAGAGGACAAACTTGAGCCAGCTCCGGTTCTTTTACCTGCACCAGTTTTGCCTGACGTAAAACCAGAGCCCGAGCCAAGCCCAGTTTTATTACCTGCACCAGTTTTGCCTGACGTAAAACCAGAGCCCGAGCCAAGCCCAGTTTTATTACCTGCACCAGTTCTCCCCGTGATTATTCCTGATCCCGAACCCATCGAAGAACCCATAATCGTTGAAGAGCCAGAGTCTGTTCCACAAATTCCTACTGGTGAAATTTACAACGATGGTACTGTTCAAGTAACGCTTAACGCTCCTGAACAAGGATACCTAGCTTCTCTGCAATCTTGGTTCACCATGGTATTGAACTACATCAGCAACGGCATTACTACTACTCAGCAAATCgtctaa